A genomic window from Ruminiclostridium cellulolyticum H10 includes:
- a CDS encoding glycoside hydrolase family 9 protein — MKKRVLKKIAMLMVIVFVLSSCALQAFAVEYEGAGDLIRNHTFDNGVGFPWRVVESYPATADYDITADGKYKITITKIGAAGIGQRWDVQFLHRGLSLVNGHTYTIKFTVTASRACKIYPKIGDQGDPYEEYWNMNQQWQFLELQANVPKTVTATFIQTKGDKKNVEFAFHLAPDICTSEAQNPASFQPITFTFDDIYVADPQFAGYPAPIPEPTNVVRLNQEGFYPNADKIATVVSSSTTPINWQLVNSAGTAVLTGKSTVKGADHASGDNVHIIDFSSYKTAGTGYKIVTDVPVTNIGDNGSMPFNISNDIYSKMKYDSMKYFYHNRSGIPIKMPFCDQPQLARPAGHTNDILAPDPTKDYRANYTLDVTGGWYDAGDFGKYVVKGGISTWTLMNSYERALYLGDTSVVPFIDGSLNIPESGNGFPDILDEARYNLNTLLNMQVPTGNTLAGMVHYKAGDERWLQLAIRPDQDTMKRYLQPPSTAATLNLAAIAAQGSRLWKQYDAAFATKCLTAAETAWDAAVEHPDKYIYINSVTGIGTNGENYFLDDFYWAACELYATTGSNKYLNYINSSPHYLQEPSELTAGDMGFTGCFDLDNTAGMGTITLALVPNGLPAADIAKAKANIQTAADKFISIEKAQGYGVPIEEKVISSRFDQSTVSGFPCGSNSFVINEAIVMSYAYLFSNKNTKYINGAITAMDYILGRNPNVQSYVTGYGDNPLENPHHRFWAYQADNSFPHPPAGCMSGGPNSGLQDSWVKSLGWQPGKVASEKCFLDNIESWSTNEIAINWNAPLAWVSAFLDEEGRVICGGDTLGDINGDGQRDALDFALIKKALLNGDTSIQNADVNNDGSVDAMDLALYKSFLLGKVNF, encoded by the coding sequence ATGAAAAAAAGGGTATTAAAAAAAATAGCAATGCTTATGGTAATAGTGTTTGTCCTATCTTCATGTGCACTACAAGCATTTGCAGTTGAGTATGAAGGTGCCGGCGACTTGATTCGGAATCACACCTTTGACAACGGAGTAGGGTTTCCGTGGCGTGTGGTTGAATCATACCCTGCAACAGCTGATTACGATATTACAGCAGACGGTAAGTACAAAATAACAATTACAAAGATTGGAGCTGCAGGAATAGGACAAAGATGGGATGTTCAGTTCCTTCACAGAGGACTCTCATTAGTGAATGGACATACTTATACTATAAAGTTTACAGTTACTGCCAGCAGAGCTTGTAAAATCTACCCCAAAATAGGTGACCAGGGTGATCCGTATGAAGAATACTGGAATATGAATCAGCAATGGCAATTCCTTGAATTACAGGCTAATGTTCCTAAAACTGTAACTGCGACATTTATACAGACTAAGGGAGATAAGAAGAACGTTGAATTTGCTTTTCACCTTGCTCCAGATATATGTACATCTGAAGCACAGAATCCTGCAAGTTTTCAACCTATAACATTTACTTTTGATGACATTTATGTTGCGGATCCACAGTTTGCTGGATATCCTGCTCCTATCCCTGAACCTACTAACGTTGTACGTTTAAATCAGGAAGGTTTCTATCCTAATGCTGATAAGATTGCAACAGTAGTATCAAGTTCAACAACTCCAATTAACTGGCAGTTGGTTAATAGTGCAGGAACAGCAGTTTTAACCGGTAAATCAACTGTTAAGGGTGCTGACCATGCGTCTGGTGACAATGTTCATATCATTGATTTCTCAAGTTACAAAACAGCTGGAACTGGCTACAAAATAGTAACAGATGTTCCTGTAACAAATATCGGAGATAACGGAAGTATGCCCTTCAATATAAGTAATGATATTTATTCCAAAATGAAATATGACTCAATGAAGTATTTCTATCACAATAGAAGTGGTATTCCAATAAAAATGCCATTCTGTGATCAACCGCAATTAGCTCGCCCTGCCGGACACACAAATGATATACTGGCTCCCGACCCAACAAAGGATTACAGAGCAAACTATACACTTGATGTAACAGGTGGTTGGTATGATGCAGGAGACTTTGGTAAATACGTGGTTAAAGGTGGTATTTCTACTTGGACTCTTATGAATTCATATGAGCGTGCACTTTACTTGGGAGACACTTCAGTTGTCCCATTCATAGACGGTTCATTGAACATTCCTGAAAGCGGCAATGGCTTCCCGGATATTCTTGATGAAGCTCGTTACAATTTGAATACTTTATTGAACATGCAGGTACCGACAGGAAATACATTGGCTGGTATGGTTCATTACAAAGCTGGTGACGAGCGTTGGCTACAACTTGCCATACGTCCTGACCAGGATACTATGAAGCGTTACTTGCAGCCTCCAAGTACTGCTGCTACCTTGAACCTTGCTGCAATAGCTGCACAGGGTTCACGTCTCTGGAAGCAATATGATGCTGCTTTTGCAACTAAGTGTTTGACTGCAGCAGAAACCGCATGGGATGCAGCTGTTGAACATCCTGATAAATATATTTATATCAATAGTGTCACTGGTATTGGAACTAATGGTGAAAACTATTTTTTGGATGATTTCTACTGGGCAGCTTGTGAATTGTATGCTACTACAGGCAGTAACAAATATTTGAACTACATAAATAGCTCACCTCATTACCTCCAGGAACCTTCTGAATTAACAGCTGGAGATATGGGATTTACAGGATGTTTCGACTTGGATAATACAGCTGGTATGGGAACAATAACTCTTGCTCTCGTTCCTAATGGTTTACCTGCAGCTGATATAGCTAAAGCTAAAGCAAATATTCAGACTGCAGCTGATAAGTTTATATCAATAGAAAAAGCACAGGGTTATGGTGTTCCAATAGAAGAAAAAGTAATTTCTTCTCGTTTTGATCAATCCACAGTTTCAGGTTTCCCTTGTGGATCAAACTCATTCGTTATTAATGAAGCAATTGTTATGTCATATGCTTATTTATTCAGCAATAAGAACACTAAATATATCAATGGTGCAATAACAGCTATGGATTACATCCTTGGACGTAACCCAAATGTACAGAGCTATGTAACTGGTTATGGTGATAACCCCCTTGAAAATCCGCATCACCGTTTCTGGGCATATCAGGCAGACAACTCATTCCCGCATCCACCTGCCGGATGTATGTCAGGTGGGCCTAACTCAGGATTACAAGACTCTTGGGTTAAGAGCTTAGGGTGGCAACCGGGTAAAGTAGCTTCAGAAAAATGCTTTTTGGATAATATTGAGTCTTGGTCAACAAACGAAATAGCCATAAACTGGAATGCCCCACTGGCATGGGTGTCAGCTTTTCTGGATGAAGAAGGACGGGTGATTTGTGGTGGTGATACCCTTGGAGATATCAACGGGGACGGACAAAGGGATGCTTTAGACTTTGCATTAATAAAGAAGGCTCTTTTGAATGGAGATACTTCAATTCAAAACGCTGACGTAAACAATGATGGAAGTGTTGATGCTATGGACTTGGCATTATATAAGTCATTCTTATTAGGAAAAGTCAATTTCTAA
- a CDS encoding S-layer homology domain-containing protein, with amino-acid sequence MKKFMKKFAVLLIGATLILSGINTQYVSAAGFKDVKSTDWYYSSVNRLVNSGITSGVGSNSFGPEKIVTRSEMVTFLCKAIGLTPSDGDTFLDITKHWAKKWITAAVTANIIDQGEIFGPDEAITRQEATEMLCRALGLSAETLNETPFCDITTDTGYCTRAFEEYLMLGSVKDNERYFYPFSFLKRSEAAAIIVNLLDYKSDKDSFKAQKKVLLDKQEKETPTTKKIQQIEVTVSTPDELIKQIGSNKRILLKPGVYNLSSIKQLDNKDKTVTWRQVDDGKELNLSGIHNLTIEGINNQTAEIKVNPRYAEIINFNYCKNITLKNIKAGHTPSEYTCNAGVLSFTNCSDIEVNNSELYGCGSVGISAYSTKRLNCVDTIINHCSLRAINLSKSEKINFTGCKILNHEAYSNIVNIYSSKEVTFEKCEFTDNNNFEWGFFEVWQNTELLIDKCKIVNNFQPRYDTQDASAYFFKTQEFDGVSTSKITVKDTEITNNRCDYLCDDKNSVTFENCTISGNEWEE; translated from the coding sequence ATGAAAAAATTTATGAAAAAGTTTGCGGTGTTGTTAATAGGTGCAACACTAATTCTATCAGGAATCAACACGCAATATGTGTCTGCGGCAGGGTTCAAAGATGTCAAGTCTACTGATTGGTACTATTCATCAGTTAACCGACTTGTAAATTCGGGAATAACATCAGGAGTCGGAAGTAATAGTTTTGGGCCTGAAAAAATTGTAACACGTTCAGAGATGGTAACATTCCTGTGCAAGGCGATAGGTTTAACACCATCAGATGGAGATACCTTTCTTGATATAACAAAACACTGGGCAAAGAAATGGATTACAGCAGCGGTTACAGCAAATATAATAGACCAGGGAGAAATATTTGGCCCGGACGAGGCTATTACAAGACAGGAAGCTACAGAGATGCTTTGCAGGGCACTGGGTTTATCCGCAGAAACTTTAAATGAAACTCCGTTTTGTGATATAACCACTGATACAGGATATTGTACGAGAGCCTTTGAAGAATACCTTATGCTGGGTTCGGTCAAGGATAATGAAAGATATTTCTATCCGTTTAGTTTCCTCAAAAGAAGTGAAGCAGCTGCTATAATAGTAAATCTTTTAGATTATAAGTCAGATAAGGACAGCTTTAAAGCACAAAAGAAGGTTCTTTTGGATAAGCAGGAAAAAGAAACGCCTACTACTAAAAAAATACAACAGATAGAAGTAACCGTTAGTACACCGGACGAACTGATTAAGCAAATAGGATCTAATAAGAGAATTCTCTTAAAACCCGGTGTATATAATTTGTCATCAATCAAGCAACTTGACAATAAAGATAAAACAGTTACCTGGAGACAGGTTGATGATGGTAAAGAATTAAACCTTAGTGGTATTCATAACCTGACAATTGAAGGTATAAATAATCAAACAGCTGAAATAAAGGTAAACCCAAGATATGCAGAGATTATAAACTTTAATTATTGTAAAAATATTACTTTAAAAAACATAAAAGCAGGTCACACGCCGAGCGAATACACATGTAATGCCGGAGTGCTGTCTTTTACGAATTGCAGTGACATAGAAGTAAATAATTCAGAGCTTTATGGGTGTGGGAGTGTAGGTATATCAGCATATAGCACAAAACGATTAAATTGCGTAGACACGATAATTAACCATTGCTCATTAAGGGCAATTAACCTATCTAAATCTGAAAAAATTAATTTCACAGGGTGTAAAATATTAAATCATGAGGCATATAGCAATATTGTGAATATTTATAGTTCAAAGGAAGTTACCTTTGAAAAGTGTGAATTCACTGACAACAACAATTTTGAATGGGGATTCTTTGAAGTGTGGCAGAATACGGAGTTATTAATAGACAAGTGCAAGATAGTGAACAATTTTCAACCTAGATATGATACACAGGATGCCAGTGCATATTTCTTTAAAACACAGGAATTTGACGGAGTCAGCACAAGCAAAATTACAGTTAAAGATACTGAAATCACAAACAATAGATGTGATTATTTGTGTGATGATAAAAATTCTGTCACTTTTGAGAACTGTACAATAAGTGGGAATGAGTGGGAAGAATGA
- a CDS encoding OFA family MFS transporter: MKNYKPVYSIIASIAIQLCLGVAYLWSLFQTGIAKSIFDGDNAAASLTFSLLLATLTLGSILGGKLAAKYSIRTVVIIGGVILSLGFFFASFVTASVPWLLWLTYGVMGGVGMGFTYSTTISCAQKWFPHKKGLVTGVIVSALGFGGVVFTPIIEVLIKQFGGQQVGEQKTFMVLSGLFLVICTIGGLMIKNPPDDFENKKSGPSRAAGQESPVLTGSDLSPKQVLATPSYYFVTLAMALACMGGLMMIGFAKPIAVAKGLESTAVVGVLIISICNSFGRLLWGIISDKIGRKLTLIILLAGSGGMSLFVNAASDYWIYVVIAFIGFFYGGFLSNFPALTADLFGARHMATNYGLVLLGFGIGAVVSSYVAGYYKNIAANDISLMFPAFIIAAICAGVGILLVLPLKVKKASVQ; encoded by the coding sequence ATGAAAAATTACAAACCTGTATATTCAATTATCGCCTCAATAGCGATTCAACTCTGCCTCGGTGTTGCATATCTCTGGAGCCTTTTTCAGACAGGTATCGCAAAAAGCATCTTTGACGGTGACAATGCAGCTGCAAGCCTTACCTTCTCGCTCCTTCTTGCAACACTTACATTGGGAAGCATTTTAGGCGGGAAGCTTGCTGCAAAATACTCAATCCGCACTGTAGTAATCATTGGTGGAGTAATACTCTCTCTCGGATTTTTCTTTGCTTCATTTGTTACCGCCTCTGTACCGTGGCTGCTTTGGCTGACTTATGGAGTCATGGGTGGCGTGGGAATGGGATTCACTTATTCGACGACTATATCATGTGCACAAAAGTGGTTCCCTCACAAAAAAGGGCTTGTTACCGGGGTTATCGTTTCAGCACTCGGCTTTGGTGGTGTTGTATTTACTCCGATTATTGAAGTTCTCATCAAACAATTCGGCGGGCAACAGGTGGGCGAACAGAAAACTTTTATGGTTCTGAGCGGACTTTTTCTTGTCATCTGTACAATTGGTGGCCTTATGATAAAAAATCCACCCGATGACTTTGAAAATAAGAAATCAGGTCCAAGTAGAGCGGCTGGACAAGAATCTCCAGTGCTGACAGGTTCTGATCTTTCACCAAAGCAAGTTCTTGCAACGCCTTCTTACTATTTTGTTACCCTCGCAATGGCTCTCGCCTGCATGGGCGGTCTTATGATGATTGGATTTGCCAAGCCTATTGCAGTTGCTAAAGGACTTGAGTCAACTGCGGTGGTGGGAGTTCTTATAATATCTATATGCAACTCGTTTGGTCGACTCCTGTGGGGTATAATTTCAGACAAGATAGGACGCAAGCTTACTCTTATTATCCTTCTTGCAGGTTCAGGGGGCATGTCCCTGTTTGTCAACGCAGCAAGCGATTACTGGATTTATGTCGTTATCGCCTTTATAGGCTTTTTCTATGGAGGTTTCTTAAGTAACTTTCCAGCTCTTACCGCTGATCTGTTCGGAGCACGCCATATGGCGACAAATTACGGCTTGGTGTTGCTGGGATTTGGCATTGGAGCGGTCGTTTCCTCATATGTGGCCGGATATTATAAAAACATAGCCGCTAACGATATATCCTTGATGTTCCCGGCATTTATAATCGCGGCTATCTGTGCAGGTGTGGGAATACTGCTCGTTTTACCCTTGAAAGTAAAAAAAGCAAGTGTTCAGTAA
- a CDS encoding GDSL-type esterase/lipase family protein, with amino-acid sequence MYSLRKRLLSLIMVLSICLCVSSVCNANQATTQGVTAAASGLIGDLNGDGAIDALDYSLMKQFLLGTVTDLPVQDDLYAADLDGDAKITALDLALSKQYLLGLITKFPKIPPQNITTVIMPLGDSITDGITVPGAYRIKLWNNITSAGQKVDFVGSMSNGPTELGDKNHEGHSGWRIDQIDANINAWMTTYKPKIVLLHIGTNDISQKYDLNNAPNRLSSLIDKICAKLPSDGKLYVAKVIPLSYADVRNYNTQVAQVVQNKANQGKPVFVVDMYSAVTTADLPDGVHCSRTGYDKMADVWYNAIKNDLGK; translated from the coding sequence ATGTATAGTTTAAGGAAAAGACTGTTATCATTAATAATGGTGTTAAGTATTTGTCTTTGTGTAAGTTCAGTTTGTAATGCTAACCAGGCCACTACACAAGGTGTAACTGCGGCGGCATCAGGACTTATTGGAGACCTGAACGGAGATGGTGCAATCGATGCACTGGATTATTCTTTAATGAAGCAATTCCTACTCGGTACTGTTACCGACCTACCTGTTCAGGATGATCTATATGCTGCTGACCTTGACGGAGATGCAAAAATAACAGCATTGGATTTGGCCTTATCGAAGCAATATCTTTTAGGACTCATTACAAAGTTTCCTAAAATTCCGCCTCAAAACATTACCACTGTTATAATGCCTTTGGGAGATTCAATAACTGACGGTATAACTGTACCAGGAGCTTACCGAATCAAGCTATGGAATAATATAACAAGTGCCGGACAAAAAGTTGATTTTGTAGGCTCTATGTCAAACGGACCTACGGAACTTGGTGATAAGAATCATGAAGGTCACTCAGGCTGGCGTATTGATCAGATTGATGCCAATATCAATGCCTGGATGACCACATATAAGCCCAAAATCGTTTTATTACATATCGGTACAAATGATATCTCACAAAAATATGATTTGAATAATGCACCTAACAGATTAAGTTCGTTAATTGACAAGATATGTGCTAAACTACCCAGCGATGGCAAACTCTATGTTGCAAAAGTCATTCCTTTGAGCTATGCAGATGTCAGGAACTATAACACTCAAGTTGCTCAAGTCGTTCAAAACAAGGCTAATCAAGGTAAACCAGTGTTTGTTGTTGATATGTATAGTGCAGTTACTACTGCCGATTTACCAGATGGAGTTCATTGTAGTAGAACAGGTTATGATAAGATGGCAGATGTTTGGTATAATGCTATCAAAAATGATTTAGGCAAATAG
- a CDS encoding SMI1/KNR4 family protein — MIDLSKLSNVELYPAVNSVEIDRIESEMGLKLPKVFKELLYLSNGFVTDDGIAIFGTDIIAERNLTYEVPEYAEGYIAVGSNGGGKFLLMLANEESTQLLQVDCGVMNPEYATLVTTDFSEWINEGAKSFDLIEEIKNKEQLYNLVLVEQPKGGAQDLKKIQECYSIKTGLFDLLKGSKKLPFTMMKNISLNVAKKNLESLGELGKILKIIPSDMDTL; from the coding sequence ATGATTGACTTGTCAAAGTTATCAAATGTTGAACTATATCCTGCAGTTAATAGTGTTGAAATTGATAGGATAGAGTCTGAAATGGGTTTGAAATTACCTAAAGTATTTAAAGAGTTACTATATTTAAGCAATGGATTTGTTACTGATGATGGTATTGCTATCTTTGGAACTGATATAATTGCAGAAAGAAATTTAACATATGAAGTACCTGAATATGCAGAAGGATATATAGCTGTAGGGAGCAATGGTGGGGGAAAATTTCTTTTGATGCTAGCGAATGAGGAGTCTACACAGCTACTACAAGTCGACTGTGGAGTTATGAACCCAGAATATGCAACACTAGTTACTACGGATTTTTCAGAGTGGATAAATGAAGGGGCTAAAAGTTTCGATTTAATAGAAGAAATAAAAAATAAAGAACAACTTTACAATCTCGTATTAGTTGAACAGCCAAAAGGTGGAGCACAAGATTTGAAGAAAATACAGGAGTGTTATAGTATTAAAACTGGGTTGTTTGACCTATTGAAAGGATCGAAAAAGCTGCCTTTTACAATGATGAAAAACATTTCACTTAACGTAGCTAAAAAGAATTTAGAGAGTCTAGGTGAACTTGGTAAGATATTGAAAATTATACCTTCAGATATGGATACTTTATAA
- a CDS encoding vitamin B12-dependent ribonucleotide reductase: MKLSENAVKVLEKRYLEKDENGNLLEDCEGMFRRVAKAIASADAAYTDEKGLAVIEHEFYNMMANLEFLPNSPTLMNAGRPLGQLSACFVLPVEDTMEGIFESIKNAALIHKSGGGTGFSFSRLRAKGSAVNSTGGVASGPVSFMKVFNAATEAVKQGGTRRGANMGILRIDHPDIMEFISCKSDNSEITNFNLSVGITEDFMRAVEHNLEYELLDPRTKKPVAKLNAREVFDIIVEMAWENGEPGIIFLDRLNRDNVTPKLGEIESTNPCGEQPLLPYEACNLGSINLYNMMDDAHKGLDFEKLEYTVRKAVRFLDNVIEVNKYPLPEIDRMTRGTRKIGLGVMGWADTLCALGVAYNSQAAIDLADKVMSFINDTAQKASQNLAELKGVFPFYEDSIYAQKGIKMRNATTTTIAPTGTLSLIAGVSSGIEPIFAISYIRNVMDNSELVEVNPVFKEAALSGNFYSDELMKKIARVGTVKNMNEVPTNVQEIFVTAHDVLPEWHVKMQAAFQRHTDNAVSKTVNLSHDATTDDVREVFTLAYKTQCKGVTIYRDGSRDLQVLNIGKVKGKEENADKSLPAGENIYCDSCRVNNMPGKIEPRPRPDITTGFTEKVGIGCGNLYITVNYDENGICEVFTNTGRAGGCPSQSEATSRLVSVALRSGMDVKSIVEQLKGIRCPSTIRQKGLKVLSCPDAIGRLIEKVAKIQSGKDDDVQGEISATTEYSLLQRPSARTADAEQSECDLQCNSCTMKELCSNPSNEGDYVSAECPECGKALEHEGGCVICRSCGYSKCG; this comes from the coding sequence ATGAAATTGTCGGAAAATGCCGTCAAAGTATTGGAGAAGAGATACCTGGAGAAGGACGAAAATGGAAATCTGCTTGAGGACTGCGAAGGAATGTTTCGTCGGGTAGCAAAGGCGATAGCATCAGCGGATGCTGCGTATACGGATGAAAAGGGATTAGCGGTAATTGAACATGAGTTTTATAATATGATGGCTAATCTTGAGTTTTTGCCTAATTCACCTACTTTGATGAATGCCGGCAGACCTTTGGGACAGTTAAGTGCCTGTTTTGTTCTTCCTGTAGAAGATACTATGGAAGGCATTTTTGAATCTATAAAAAATGCTGCATTAATACATAAAAGCGGTGGGGGAACAGGTTTCAGCTTTTCGAGACTTCGTGCAAAGGGATCAGCTGTAAACTCTACCGGAGGCGTTGCAAGCGGCCCTGTAAGTTTCATGAAGGTTTTTAATGCTGCAACAGAGGCTGTAAAACAGGGAGGTACCAGACGTGGTGCTAATATGGGTATTTTAAGAATTGATCACCCTGATATTATGGAGTTTATATCTTGTAAAAGTGACAATTCCGAAATTACTAATTTCAATTTAAGTGTTGGAATCACCGAGGATTTTATGAGGGCCGTTGAACACAACCTGGAATATGAGCTTTTAGATCCTAGAACAAAGAAGCCTGTGGCTAAGCTTAATGCTAGAGAGGTATTCGATATAATAGTAGAAATGGCGTGGGAAAATGGGGAGCCGGGTATAATTTTTCTTGACAGGCTCAACCGTGATAATGTAACTCCGAAGCTTGGGGAGATTGAGAGTACCAATCCCTGTGGAGAGCAGCCATTACTTCCTTATGAGGCATGTAATCTGGGTTCAATAAACCTATACAATATGATGGATGATGCACATAAAGGCCTTGATTTCGAGAAACTGGAATACACTGTAAGAAAAGCAGTTCGTTTTCTAGATAATGTTATAGAGGTTAACAAATATCCTTTACCTGAAATCGACAGAATGACAAGAGGAACTAGAAAAATAGGCCTTGGCGTTATGGGATGGGCAGACACACTTTGTGCTTTGGGTGTAGCATATAATTCCCAAGCTGCAATTGATTTAGCGGATAAGGTTATGTCCTTTATCAATGATACTGCACAGAAGGCTTCTCAGAATTTGGCAGAATTAAAGGGTGTATTCCCGTTTTATGAGGACAGCATATATGCCCAAAAAGGTATAAAAATGAGAAATGCTACTACTACCACCATTGCACCTACAGGTACGCTGAGCTTGATTGCAGGTGTTTCGAGTGGAATTGAGCCTATTTTCGCAATTTCATATATCAGAAATGTCATGGACAACAGTGAACTGGTGGAGGTTAACCCTGTATTTAAAGAGGCGGCACTTTCAGGAAACTTCTATTCAGACGAACTTATGAAGAAAATTGCCAGGGTTGGAACTGTTAAAAATATGAATGAGGTACCAACGAATGTTCAAGAAATATTTGTTACTGCCCATGATGTACTTCCAGAGTGGCATGTAAAAATGCAGGCGGCTTTCCAGCGTCATACAGACAATGCCGTGTCCAAAACAGTTAACCTGAGTCATGATGCGACTACAGATGATGTGAGAGAGGTATTCACTCTGGCCTATAAGACCCAGTGTAAGGGCGTTACAATTTACAGGGACGGAAGCCGTGACTTGCAGGTTCTCAATATTGGAAAAGTTAAAGGTAAAGAAGAAAATGCTGACAAGTCGTTGCCTGCCGGGGAGAATATTTACTGCGATTCCTGTAGGGTTAATAATATGCCCGGAAAAATAGAACCAAGGCCAAGACCTGACATTACCACAGGTTTTACTGAAAAAGTCGGAATTGGCTGTGGAAATCTTTATATTACTGTTAACTATGATGAAAACGGTATTTGCGAGGTTTTTACAAATACAGGACGTGCAGGAGGCTGTCCTTCTCAATCTGAAGCAACAAGCCGTCTGGTGTCGGTAGCACTACGTTCAGGTATGGACGTGAAATCAATTGTTGAACAGCTCAAAGGCATAAGATGCCCGTCTACTATACGTCAGAAGGGTTTGAAGGTTTTATCCTGCCCGGATGCGATAGGCAGGCTCATAGAAAAAGTAGCGAAAATCCAAAGCGGTAAAGACGACGATGTACAAGGAGAGATATCTGCAACCACTGAATACAGTCTTTTACAAAGACCATCTGCCAGAACTGCTGATGCTGAACAAAGTGAGTGCGACTTACAATGCAATAGCTGTACAATGAAGGAGCTATGCTCAAACCCCAGTAATGAAGGTGATTATGTATCTGCGGAATGTCCAGAGTGTGGTAAGGCACTTGAGCATGAAGGCGGTTGCGTTATTTGCAGGAGCTGTGGGTATAGTAAGTGTGGGTAA
- a CDS encoding putative glycoside hydrolase: protein MSKRKNITTVVTSLFLSLTVATGAFFLTGCNENGTKAPQSVNTSGKTAEQTNAASSSAASIKTKPSDTTSANSTAAASDSTKQEQIPQSTGLQLSPGIEQVKVKAVYLTGPSAGSAARIDKIISMAKNTELNTVVIDVKEDGAVNYTTNLDLVKKYGKQVKYYNPKDVIKKLHDNGIYVIGRIVVFKDPVLAKNRADLGVKAPSGKLWLENGTTPWTNPYMEEVWDYNLAIAKEAISYGFDEIQFDYVRFPTGGKKSFNFGTNVPEKAEAINGFLAKSQKELHQELGVPVSADVFAIIIESKLDGESIGQRFQEVGKDIYCISPMIYPSHYANNSPKGIMSNGVGQMINGVTYTKPDLDPYGVVYNSLLSAKKKISETTGYKAKLRPYIQAFTAKYLPAGYFQTYGSEQVKQQIKAIYDAGYEEWILWDPSNKYQESYFEKEK from the coding sequence ATGAGTAAAAGGAAAAATATTACAACAGTAGTTACATCACTTTTTTTAAGTTTGACAGTTGCGACAGGAGCTTTTTTCCTTACAGGGTGTAATGAAAATGGGACAAAAGCTCCTCAAAGTGTCAATACATCTGGTAAAACCGCTGAACAAACAAATGCTGCTTCTTCATCTGCTGCAAGCATTAAAACAAAGCCATCAGATACTACATCTGCAAACTCTACAGCGGCAGCATCAGATTCAACAAAACAAGAGCAGATACCTCAATCTACAGGGTTGCAATTATCCCCTGGTATTGAACAAGTAAAGGTTAAGGCTGTATACCTTACAGGGCCGTCAGCCGGTTCAGCAGCTAGAATTGATAAAATAATCAGTATGGCAAAAAACACTGAACTGAATACTGTGGTTATTGATGTCAAGGAAGATGGTGCTGTAAACTATACTACAAACCTTGATTTAGTTAAAAAATATGGTAAGCAGGTAAAATATTATAATCCTAAGGATGTTATAAAAAAACTCCATGACAATGGAATTTATGTAATAGGCAGAATAGTTGTTTTTAAGGACCCTGTTCTGGCCAAGAACAGAGCAGACCTGGGAGTTAAGGCTCCGAGTGGAAAGCTTTGGCTTGAAAATGGTACAACACCATGGACAAACCCTTATATGGAAGAGGTTTGGGACTATAATTTAGCTATTGCAAAGGAAGCCATATCCTACGGCTTTGATGAAATCCAGTTTGATTACGTAAGGTTTCCTACGGGAGGTAAAAAATCCTTTAACTTTGGTACAAATGTTCCAGAAAAAGCTGAAGCAATAAACGGTTTCCTTGCAAAATCTCAAAAAGAGCTTCATCAGGAGTTGGGAGTACCTGTTTCAGCAGATGTATTTGCAATAATTATTGAAAGTAAATTGGATGGAGAAAGTATTGGGCAAAGATTCCAGGAAGTCGGAAAAGATATATACTGCATAAGCCCAATGATTTACCCGTCGCACTATGCAAATAACTCTCCAAAAGGAATAATGAGTAATGGTGTTGGTCAGATGATAAATGGTGTTACATATACCAAGCCTGATTTGGATCCGTATGGTGTGGTTTACAATTCATTGTTATCTGCAAAGAAAAAAATATCTGAAACCACAGGCTACAAGGCAAAATTAAGGCCATATATTCAGGCCTTTACTGCCAAATATCTGCCTGCCGGATATTTCCAGACATACGGTTCAGAACAGGTTAAACAGCAGATTAAGGCTATTTACGATGCCGGATATGAAGAATGGATACTTTGGGATCCAAGCAATAAATATCAGGAATCATATTTTGAAAAAGAAAAGTAA